A stretch of Solea senegalensis isolate Sse05_10M linkage group LG10, IFAPA_SoseM_1, whole genome shotgun sequence DNA encodes these proteins:
- the hsd17b12a gene encoding very-long-chain 3-oxoacyl-CoA reductase-A yields the protein MNWMNVEEMLRRAETPLFWVGAFTVASVVMWLLYRLFSGFRIWVLGNGQLLSTKLGRWAVVTGATDGIGKSYAEELARRGFAMVLISRSQDKLEDVAKSLEEQYNVETRIIAVDFGKTDIYDKIEAGLAGLDIGVLVNNVGVSYSYPEYYLNIPDLDNFITNMINVNMTSVCQMTRLVLPRMAERSKGVILNISSASGMYPVPLLTVYSATKAFVDFFSRGLQEEYRRQGIIIQSVLPFFVVTKMTRIRKPTLDKPTPERYVAAELSTVGLQSQTNGYFPHAVMGWVTTKMVPSSIVIFLGARMNRLQRTGYLQRRKLREQKNGKSFKSE from the exons ATGAACTGGATGAACGTTGAGGAGATGCTCCGCAGGGCCGAGACGCCTCTCTTCTGGGTCGGCGCGTTCACCGTAGCCTCTGTGGTGATGTGGCTGCTCTACAGGCTGTTCTCAGGCTTCAGGATCTGGGTGTTGGGAAATGGGCAGCTTCTATCTACGAAGCTGGGCAGATGGGCAG TTGTGACAGGAGCCACAGATGGAATTGGGAAATCCTATGCGGAGGAG CTGGCTCGTCGTGGATTTGCCATGGTGTTGATCAGTCGCTCCCAGGACAAGCTGGAAGATGTGGCCAAGTCActtg AGGAGCAGTATAATGTGGAGACCAGGATCATTGCTGTTGACTTTGGCAAGACGGACATCTACGACAAGATCGAGGCAGGGCTGGCCGGTCTCGATATTGGTGTTCTTG TCAACAATGTTGGTGTGTCTTACTCCTACCCTGAGTACTATCTCAACATCCCTGATCTGGACAAT TTCATCACAAATATGATCAATGTCAACATGACTTCAGTGTGCCAG ATGACTCGTCTGGTGCTGCCCAGAATGGCTGAGAG GTCCAAAGGTGTTATCCTCAACATTTCCTCTGCTAGTGGCATGTATCCTGTCCCTCTGCTCACAGTCTACTCTGCCACCAAG GCCTTTGTGGATTTCTTCTCTCGTGGCCTGCAAGAGGAGTACAGGCGTCAGGGCATTATCATCCAG agcgtgctgcctTTCTTTGTGGTAACAAAGATGACCCGTATCAGGAAACCCACCCTGGACAAGCCCACACCGGAGCGATATGTAGCAGCTGAGCTTTCCACTGTGGGTCTGCAGAGCCAGACTAATGGTTACTTCCCCCATGCAGTCATG GGTTGGGTGACCACCAAGATGGTGCCAAGCAGCATTGTTATCTTCCTGGGAGCCAGAATGAACCGTCTGCAGCGCACTGGAtacctgcagaggagaaaactgCGGGAGCAGAAGAACGGAAAAAGTTTTAAGAGTGAATAG